The Bacteroidales bacterium genome includes a window with the following:
- a CDS encoding leucyl/phenylalanyl-tRNA--protein transferase, with protein sequence MKLYKLDNELWFPDPTSCETDEIIAIGGELSVDRLLLAYSNGYFPYFAYKLDKTPEWHCPLDRFVIFPEEIHVSHSMRQLINKGLYEVTINKDFVGVINGCCKVDDRDKDFGAWLSPDIIKAYTELQKQGYAASVEVWRKDNENDLLVGGLYGVVIGNAFMGESMFSLEPNTSKLALITLALFLKENGGVLIDCQYETSHLKSMGGRHISYNEYMKLLNS encoded by the coding sequence ATGAAGTTGTATAAATTAGATAATGAATTATGGTTTCCCGACCCTACTTCTTGTGAGACTGATGAGATTATCGCTATTGGTGGAGAATTGTCTGTTGATAGGTTATTATTGGCATATAGTAACGGATATTTTCCATATTTTGCTTATAAATTAGATAAAACACCTGAATGGCACTGTCCTTTGGATAGGTTTGTGATATTCCCTGAGGAGATACACGTGAGCCATTCAATGAGGCAACTTATAAATAAAGGATTATATGAGGTTACTATCAATAAAGACTTTGTGGGTGTTATAAATGGCTGTTGTAAAGTTGATGATAGGGATAAAGATTTTGGAGCTTGGTTAAGTCCTGATATAATTAAAGCATATACTGAACTTCAAAAACAAGGATACGCTGCAAGTGTTGAGGTATGGAGAAAAGATAACGAGAACGATCTGCTTGTTGGCGGACTATATGGTGTTGTTATTGGCAATGCTTTTATGGGTGAGAGTATGTTTTCATTAGAGCCTAATACTTCAAAGTTGGCATTGATAACTCTTGCTCTATTTCTTAAAGAGAATGGAGGTGTGCTTATTGATTGCCAATATGAAACTTCGCACTTAAAATCAATGGGCGGAAGACATATATCTTATAATGAATATATGAAGTTGCTAAACTCTTAG
- the prmA gene encoding 50S ribosomal protein L11 methyltransferase — MTGQYIETTLIITPYSEDAADVMAALLANENYETFIPSENGIKCYILKENYSEDIVTEAIAQNPFDCDITYNSIEVENEDWNKTWVEESFTPIYIGNECVIHSPKDTITTNPKYDILINPIMAFGSGHHQTTAMMTQWILEEDIAGKDVLDMGCGTAILAIASTKCGAKNVSAIDIDERAYNNAIDNAKLNQCTNMDIRLGGAEAIGISTFDIILANINKNILISDMEIYAKAINKEGILFVSGFYNSDIEDIEVEALKYNFKLISKKEKDDWASLKLQKQ; from the coding sequence ATGACAGGGCAATATATCGAAACAACACTAATTATAACACCCTATTCTGAGGATGCCGCTGATGTAATGGCGGCATTATTAGCAAATGAAAATTACGAAACATTTATCCCTTCAGAAAACGGAATCAAATGTTATATATTAAAAGAGAATTATTCTGAAGATATAGTTACTGAAGCAATAGCACAAAACCCTTTTGACTGCGACATAACTTATAATAGCATTGAGGTAGAGAATGAAGATTGGAATAAAACTTGGGTAGAAGAGAGTTTTACACCAATATATATAGGTAATGAATGTGTAATTCACTCACCCAAAGACACTATTACAACAAATCCCAAATACGACATCCTTATAAATCCTATAATGGCGTTTGGAAGTGGACATCATCAAACAACAGCTATGATGACACAATGGATATTAGAAGAAGATATTGCAGGAAAAGATGTATTAGATATGGGATGTGGCACAGCCATACTTGCGATAGCATCAACAAAATGTGGAGCAAAAAATGTATCTGCTATTGATATAGATGAACGAGCATATAACAATGCTATCGATAATGCAAAGCTTAATCAATGCACAAATATGGATATACGATTGGGTGGGGCAGAGGCAATAGGTATTTCAACTTTTGACATAATACTAGCCAACATAAACAAAAATATCCTAATATCTGATATGGAGATATATGCTAAAGCAATAAATAAAGAAGGAATACTATTCGTTAGTGGATTTTACAATTCAGATATAGAAGATATTGAGGTAGAAGCATTAAAGTATAACTTTAAGCTCATAAGCAAAAAAGAAAAAGATGATTGGGCTTCTTTAAAACTACAAAAACAGTAA
- a CDS encoding tetratricopeptide repeat protein has translation MKKILSLLIISIFISITLSASAQQTNYKENFYKLFISGNVSKWDKLITQFEGDITKRDAVSKTELLGYYYGYIGHLIDIKDEDRAEDYIDKALPLVTSLSKNDPNNALLKGYHANIIGFQIAMSPLRATTLARGMMKNAKAAINLAPEDPIINILSGNIFLYMPDFLGGNTKQSLEQYKKALVAFESDDKLRENNWMYIQLMVTTAIVYEKLDNYTEAKKMYEKVLQLYPNYPHVRDKKYPNLLKKMNKK, from the coding sequence ATGAAAAAAATCTTATCATTATTAATTATATCAATATTTATATCAATTACATTATCTGCCTCTGCACAACAAACCAACTACAAAGAGAATTTCTACAAACTTTTTATAAGTGGGAATGTAAGTAAGTGGGATAAATTAATAACACAATTTGAGGGAGATATAACAAAACGAGATGCAGTTTCAAAAACAGAATTATTAGGATACTACTACGGATATATAGGACATCTTATCGATATTAAAGACGAAGATCGTGCAGAAGATTATATAGACAAAGCCTTGCCATTAGTAACATCGCTTTCAAAGAATGATCCTAATAATGCTTTACTAAAAGGATATCACGCAAATATAATTGGATTCCAAATAGCAATGTCACCACTAAGAGCAACAACACTTGCACGAGGTATGATGAAAAATGCAAAAGCAGCAATAAATCTTGCTCCAGAAGATCCAATAATTAATATATTATCAGGTAATATCTTCCTATATATGCCCGATTTCTTAGGAGGAAATACAAAGCAATCATTAGAACAATATAAAAAAGCATTAGTTGCATTTGAATCAGATGATAAATTAAGGGAAAACAATTGGATGTATATTCAACTAATGGTTACGACAGCCATAGTATATGAAAAGTTAGACAACTATACTGAGGCAAAAAAAATGTACGAAAAGGTATTGCAACTATATCCAAACTATCCTCATGTAAGAGATAAAAAATACCCCAACCTTCTAAAAAAGATGAATAAAAAATGA